The proteins below come from a single Panicum hallii strain FIL2 chromosome 7, PHallii_v3.1, whole genome shotgun sequence genomic window:
- the LOC112899191 gene encoding putative disease resistance protein RGA4 isoform X2 — MEPEELTFQLLREITDGFSKERKVGEGAFGAVYRGVTKNGEDVAVKRLRDGNQDIEYRHAQFRNEFYNLTKVKHKNIVQFLGYCYEIEHTNIECDGKIVIVEKIHRALCFEYLHNGSLQNHLSDESCGLDWRTRYKIIKGTCEGLKYIHKDLEESLLHLDIKPDNILLDKNMVPKIADFGLSRIFGDELTRTTQSPLGTLGYQPPEYIDRGEISEKFDIFSLGVVIIRIVSGLEGYSKHLDMPSDEFIDLVNRNWRKRWQATCSGGFLVEACCHQVETCTKMALNCLEKDSQNRPDIFMIINKLNEIETGINELPQKRRKTGYGMTMHNHLKLTKEHKVITDQHQDSKSMISSRSNLITSGNTKEISLDVREELIVGREMKKINMATLLGSMPEKIIILPIYGIAGIGKTTFAKLIYNDTNFKYYSQAWVYVSPTFDLDKIGKSIVSQLSEKENQVDEIQHISSCLTKLLSGKKIMIVLDDLWENNTFQLEDLKAILNPGDSVKIIVLVTTRSAHIAQKICCNIEPYKIESLTDKMCWDIIKRKGDFEARHDKEKLVRIGKEIARKCGGVALAAQTLGSMLQSMKYDQWVIVKDSDIWNETISKDASLPNHVLASLKLSYISMDDCLKSCFTYCAIFPKGHKIVKYDLIYQWISLGFIKPTKIFSTSQLCEKYIAHLMGLSFLQHSVSPTNKQANTAGSSCCYALLADCSKPLEWCTSSPARLSALHFLDCRRTELHGAAFEPAESLRVLDLSKCSIQKLPDSIGRLKQLRYLNAPRIRDRMVPERITKLSNLRYLSLRGSCAILALPESIGEMESLVHLDLSGCLGIERLPESFGNLKTLEHMDFTNCKNVTGVSQCLARLTKLQYLNLSNCKHIGRLPRELASLTELQYLNLSDSSYLSGNELDEAEYLGSLTKLKYLNLSSSNQPCINRLPEALGRLTELKYLNLSHHFTMKKLPASFGNLYNLVHLDLSGCSLLQGVTAALNGLTKLQYLDLYAYFSFHPKKGKKVLCNLSELRHLNLGCPIRSMSPSDQDKINGLLEWICTLTNLEYLNLCYNDDISSIPETIVNLRKLHTLDLTYCHRLQRLPASITEIESLKFLHTKGCRQLVLDKSTLPQHTSSSENSPYFVVHNYVGESSRHPFRVEYGNHGRLKISRLESMRSAKEAQTIKLVEKTNITRLALHWTRDAIRIVDDAEVLRELEPPYSVSEFCLEGYNSVIFPSWVMRVGAYLPGLASIDFSDLPSCNNLPPLGQLPNLERLKMRRMDSIKKIDADLYGGTGAFPRLEHFRIDGMKCLEEWNTAYSSDEDGFVFPCLNFVEIRHCPRLRFKPRLPPSIHDLRVDSSDEVMLSGGDAVAMGASTATRLYVECCVVPLHRWSLLRHLPCLERLTIINCSDLTCSSTEFPQGLNSLKILTVDGCKGVASLAESLGDLTSLTELGVLNCRDIRTLPDTMSKLTCLQTLIVQGCESITSLPEWLEDLTSLMELEIGNCRGIKTLPGTIQKLTHLQRLEVFGCPELIRWCESGENEMKLAHIQEKNFLPGLLSDEESGTYE; from the exons AGAGACTTCGAGATGGCAATCAAGATATTGAATACAGGCATGCGCAGTTCCGAAATGAGTTTTATAACCTCACAAAGGTTAAGCATAAAAACATTGTACAGTTTCTTGGTTATTGCTATGAAATAGAGCACACAAATATAGAGTGCGATGGGAAAATTGTAATTGTTGAGAAGATACATAGAGCACTCTGCTTTGAGTATTTGCACAATGGGAGTCTTCAAAATCATCTTTCTG ATGAGTCTTGCGGGCTTGACTGGCGCACAAGGTACAAAATTATTAAGGGGACATGTGAAGGCTTAAAATATATTCATAAGGACCTGGAAGAGTCTCTTTTACACTTAGATATAAAACCAGACAACATATTACTAGATAAGAACATGGTGCCAAAGATTGCAGACTTTGGTTTATCCAGGATATTTGGTGACGAACTGACAAGGACCACACAAAGTCCTTTAGGAACACT TGGGTACCAGCCACCAGAATACATTGATAGAGGTGAAATCTCAGAGAAGTTCGACATATTCAGCTTGGGTGTCGTAATAATAAGGATAGTGTCGGGACTAGAAGGCTACTCCAAACATCTAGACATGCCTTCGGATGAATTTATTGATCTG GTCAACAGAAACTGGAGGAAGAGGTGGCAGGCAACATGCAGTGGTGGTTTCTTAGTTGAAGCATGTTGCCACCAAGTAGAGACATGCACCAAGATGGCATTGAACTGCTTGGAGAAAGATAGCCAAAACAGGCCTGATATTTTCATGATTATCAATAAGCTAAATGAGATAGAAACTGGCATTAACGAG CTTCCCCAGAAAAGACGCAAAACTGGTTATGGGATGACAATGCATAATCATCTGAAGCTGACAAAGGAACATAAAGTAATCACTGATCAACACCAAGATTCAAAGTCGATGATAAGCTCCAGGAGCAATTTGATAACATCTGGCAATACAAAAGAAATATCATTAGATGTTCGAGAAGAGCTAATTGTAGGCAGAGAAATGAAGAAGATAAACATGGCTACTTTACTTGGGAGCATGCCAGAGAAGATCATCATCCTTCCTATATATGGTATTGCAGGAATTGGCAAGACAACCTTTGCAAAACTAATTTACAATGATACAAATTTCAAATATTATTCGCAGGCCTGGGTCTATGTGTCCCCGACATTTGACTTGGATAAAATTGGTAAATCTATAGTTTCACAGCTATCTGAAAAGGAGAACCAAGTTGATGAAATACAGCATATAAGTAGTTGCCTTACCAAACTACTTTCTGGCAAGAAGATTATGATTGTCTTAGATGACCTTTGGGAGAATAATACATTTCAACTAGAGGATTTGAAGGCTATACTAAATCCTGGTGACAGCGTCAAAATCATTGTTTTAGTAACTACACGGAGTGCACACATTGCGCAGAAAATTTGCTGTAACATTGAACCATATAAGATAGAATCATTGACAGATAAAATGTGCTGGGATATAATTAAACGAAAAGGTGATTTTGAAGCTAGACATGACAAAGAAAAGTTGGTGCGCATAGGAAAAGAGATTGCCCGGAAATGTGGAGGTGTGGCCTTAGCAGCTCAAACTCTTGGATCCATGTTGCAGTCAATGAAATATGATCAATGGGTAATAGTGAAAGACAGTGATATCTGGAATGAAACTATTTCAAAGGACGCCTCATTGCCAAATCATGTTCTTGCATCCTTGAAATTAAGTTATATCAGTATGGATGACTGCTTGAAGTCATGCTTTACTTACTGCGCAATCTTTCCGAAGGGTCACAAGATTGTTAAATATGATCTGATCTACCAATGGATTTCTTTAGGTTTCATCAAGCCGACAAAAATATTCTCCACTTCGCAGCTCTGCGAGAAGTATATTGCTCACCTCATGGGACTATCTTTCCTTCAACATTCAGTGTCACCAACG AACAAACAAGCCAACACTGCGGGGAGCAGCTGCTGCTATGCATTGCTCGCTGACTGTAGCAAGCCACTTGAGTGGTGCACATCTTCTCCTGCCAGGCTAAGCGCACTGCATTTTCTGGACTGTCGGCGAACTGAGCTACATGGTGCTGCGTTTGAACCTGCTGAGTCCCTGCGAGTGTTGGATTTAAGCAAGTGCTCAATACAAAAGTTGCCAGATTCTATTGGTCGACTGAAGCAGTTGAGGTATCTTAACGCTCCAAGGATCCGGGACCGAATGGTTCCAGAACGCATCACAAAACTATCGAATTTAAGGTATCTTAGTCTCCGTGGATCTTGTGCCATCCTAGCACTACCAGAATCGATTGGAGAAATGGAAAGTCTGGTGCACCTTGATTTATCTGGTTGCTTGGGAATAGAAAGATTGCCAGAATCATTTGGTAACCTTAAAACTTTGGAGCATATGGATTTTACAAATTGCAAAAATGTCACAGGAGTATCCCAATGCCTGGCTAGACTTACAAAGCTGCAGTATTTGAACTTATCAAATTGTAAACATATTGGACGCCTACCAAGAGAATTGGCCAGCCTCACAGAACTGCAATACTTGAACTTGTCTGATAGCTCATACCTTTCTGGAAACGAACTTGATGAGGCAGAATATTTGGGATCCCTCACCAAACTCAAATACCTGAACCTCTCTTCAAGTAATCAACCGTGCATTAACAGGTTGCCTGAAGCTTTGGGTAGACTCACTGAACTCAAGTATTTGAACTTATCACATCATTTTACCATGAAAAAATTACCAGCGTCATTTGGGAATCTTTATAACCTGGTGCACCTTGACTTGTCAGGATGTTCTTTACTTCAAGGTGTGACAGCAGCTTTGAATGGGCTTACCAAGCTCCAATATTTGGATTTATACGCATACTTCAGTTTTCATCCCAAGAAAGGGAAAAAGGTTTTATGCAATCTCAGTGAACTTCGACATTTAAATTTAGGCTGCCCCATCAGAAGCATGTCACCTTCCGATCAAGATAAAATAAACGGTCTCCTGGAGTGGATCTGTACTCTTACCAATCTAGAGTATCTGAATCTTTGTTACAATGATGACATTTCTAGCATACCTGAAACTATTGTTAACCTCAGGAAGTTACATACACTGGACCTTACGTATTGCCACCGGCTGCAAAGACTGCCGGCAAGTATAACTGAAATCGAGAGCTTGAAGTTTCTGCATACCAAGGGTTGCAGGCAGTTGGTGTTGGATAAGTCCACGCTACCTCAGCACACGAGCAGCTCAGAAAATTCACCATATTTTGTGGTCCATAATTATGTTGGTGAATCTAGCAGGCATCCTTTTCGGGTGGAGTATGGAAACCATGGTCGGTTGAAGATAAGCAGACTTGAAAGCATGAGGTCGGCAAAAGAGGCACAGACAATAAAGCTCGTGGAGAAGACAAATATTACACGATTAGCATTACACTGGACTAGAGATGCGATAAGAATTGTGGATGATGCAGAAGTTTTGAGGGAGCTAGAGCCGCCATACAGTGTTTCAGAGTTCTGCCTTGAAGGTTATAATAGCGTCATCTTTCCATCCTGGGTGATGCGTGTTGGTGCTTATTTACCTGGTCTGGCCAGTATTGACTTCTCGGACTTGCCCAGTTGCAACAACCTGCCACCACTTGGTCAGTTACCAAACCTCGAGCGGCTGAAGATGAGACGAATGGACAGCATTAAGAAGATTGATGCGGACCTGTATGGGGGAACAGGAGCATTTCCTCGACTTGAGCATTTTCGCATAGATGGTATGAAATGCCTGGAAGAATGGAACACGGCCTACTCGAGTGACGAGGACGGTTTCGTGTTCCCCTGCCTCAATTTTGTAGAGATAAGACACTGCCCAAGGTTGAGGTTCAAACCACGCCTGCCACCAAGTATCCACGACTTGCGGGTAGACAGTAGTGATGAAGTAATGTTGTCAGGGGGGGATGCTGTTGCCATGGGTGCCTCCACAGCCACACGACTTTATGTGGAATGCTGTGTGGTGCCTCTGCATCGGTGGAGCTTGCTTCGCCACCTCCCATGCCTTGAACGTTTAACCATTATAAACTGCAGCGATCTCACATGCAGCTCAACGGAATTTCCTCAAGGTCTCAACTCCCTGAAGATTCTAACTGTGGATGGTTGCAAAGGCGTCGCGTCCCTGGCGGAGAGCTTGGGAGACCTCACCTCTCTCACTGAACTTGGGGTACTTAATTGCAGGGACATCAGGACACTGCCAGACACCATGTCGAAACTCACCTGCCTGCAAACTCTAATAGTGCAAGGTTGCGAAAGTATCACGTCGCTGCCGGAATGGTTGGAGGACCTCACCTCTCTCATGGAACTTGAGATAGGTAATTGCAGGGGCATCAAGACTCTGCCAGGCACCATACAGAAACTCACCCACTTGCAGCGCCTGGAGGTTTTTGGATGCCCTGAACTAATTCGGTGGTGCGAATCTGGGGAGAACGAGATGAAGCTTGCTCACATACAAGAGAAA aaTTTTTTGCCAGGACTACTGAGTGATGAAGAGTCAGGAACTTATGAATAG
- the LOC112899191 gene encoding putative disease resistance protein RGA4 isoform X4 produces the protein MVPKIADFGLSRIFGDELTRTTQSPLGTLGYQPPEYIDRGEISEKFDIFSLGVVIIRIVSGLEGYSKHLDMPSDEFIDLVNRNWRKRWQATCSGGFLVEACCHQVETCTKMALNCLEKDSQNRPDIFMIINKLNEIETGINELPQKRRKTGYGMTMHNHLKLTKEHKVITDQHQDSKSMISSRSNLITSGNTKEISLDVREELIVGREMKKINMATLLGSMPEKIIILPIYGIAGIGKTTFAKLIYNDTNFKYYSQAWVYVSPTFDLDKIGKSIVSQLSEKENQVDEIQHISSCLTKLLSGKKIMIVLDDLWENNTFQLEDLKAILNPGDSVKIIVLVTTRSAHIAQKICCNIEPYKIESLTDKMCWDIIKRKGDFEARHDKEKLVRIGKEIARKCGGVALAAQTLGSMLQSMKYDQWVIVKDSDIWNETISKDASLPNHVLASLKLSYISMDDCLKSCFTYCAIFPKGHKIVKYDLIYQWISLGFIKPTKIFSTSQLCEKYIAHLMGLSFLQHSVSPTTYGAYGEHDTAFMMHDLVHDLAISLLGDQIFYQNKQANTAGSSCCYALLADCSKPLEWCTSSPARLSALHFLDCRRTELHGAAFEPAESLRVLDLSKCSIQKLPDSIGRLKQLRYLNAPRIRDRMVPERITKLSNLRYLSLRGSCAILALPESIGEMESLVHLDLSGCLGIERLPESFGNLKTLEHMDFTNCKNVTGVSQCLARLTKLQYLNLSNCKHIGRLPRELASLTELQYLNLSDSSYLSGNELDEAEYLGSLTKLKYLNLSSSNQPCINRLPEALGRLTELKYLNLSHHFTMKKLPASFGNLYNLVHLDLSGCSLLQGVTAALNGLTKLQYLDLYAYFSFHPKKGKKVLCNLSELRHLNLGCPIRSMSPSDQDKINGLLEWICTLTNLEYLNLCYNDDISSIPETIVNLRKLHTLDLTYCHRLQRLPASITEIESLKFLHTKGCRQLVLDKSTLPQHTSSSENSPYFVVHNYVGESSRHPFRVEYGNHGRLKISRLESMRSAKEAQTIKLVEKTNITRLALHWTRDAIRIVDDAEVLRELEPPYSVSEFCLEGYNSVIFPSWVMRVGAYLPGLASIDFSDLPSCNNLPPLGQLPNLERLKMRRMDSIKKIDADLYGGTGAFPRLEHFRIDGMKCLEEWNTAYSSDEDGFVFPCLNFVEIRHCPRLRFKPRLPPSIHDLRVDSSDEVMLSGGDAVAMGASTATRLYVECCVVPLHRWSLLRHLPCLERLTIINCSDLTCSSTEFPQGLNSLKILTVDGCKGVASLAESLGDLTSLTELGVLNCRDIRTLPDTMSKLTCLQTLIVQGCESITSLPEWLEDLTSLMELEIGNCRGIKTLPGTIQKLTHLQRLEVFGCPELIRWCESGENEMKLAHIQEKNFLPGLLSDEESGTYE, from the exons ATGGTGCCAAAGATTGCAGACTTTGGTTTATCCAGGATATTTGGTGACGAACTGACAAGGACCACACAAAGTCCTTTAGGAACACT TGGGTACCAGCCACCAGAATACATTGATAGAGGTGAAATCTCAGAGAAGTTCGACATATTCAGCTTGGGTGTCGTAATAATAAGGATAGTGTCGGGACTAGAAGGCTACTCCAAACATCTAGACATGCCTTCGGATGAATTTATTGATCTG GTCAACAGAAACTGGAGGAAGAGGTGGCAGGCAACATGCAGTGGTGGTTTCTTAGTTGAAGCATGTTGCCACCAAGTAGAGACATGCACCAAGATGGCATTGAACTGCTTGGAGAAAGATAGCCAAAACAGGCCTGATATTTTCATGATTATCAATAAGCTAAATGAGATAGAAACTGGCATTAACGAG CTTCCCCAGAAAAGACGCAAAACTGGTTATGGGATGACAATGCATAATCATCTGAAGCTGACAAAGGAACATAAAGTAATCACTGATCAACACCAAGATTCAAAGTCGATGATAAGCTCCAGGAGCAATTTGATAACATCTGGCAATACAAAAGAAATATCATTAGATGTTCGAGAAGAGCTAATTGTAGGCAGAGAAATGAAGAAGATAAACATGGCTACTTTACTTGGGAGCATGCCAGAGAAGATCATCATCCTTCCTATATATGGTATTGCAGGAATTGGCAAGACAACCTTTGCAAAACTAATTTACAATGATACAAATTTCAAATATTATTCGCAGGCCTGGGTCTATGTGTCCCCGACATTTGACTTGGATAAAATTGGTAAATCTATAGTTTCACAGCTATCTGAAAAGGAGAACCAAGTTGATGAAATACAGCATATAAGTAGTTGCCTTACCAAACTACTTTCTGGCAAGAAGATTATGATTGTCTTAGATGACCTTTGGGAGAATAATACATTTCAACTAGAGGATTTGAAGGCTATACTAAATCCTGGTGACAGCGTCAAAATCATTGTTTTAGTAACTACACGGAGTGCACACATTGCGCAGAAAATTTGCTGTAACATTGAACCATATAAGATAGAATCATTGACAGATAAAATGTGCTGGGATATAATTAAACGAAAAGGTGATTTTGAAGCTAGACATGACAAAGAAAAGTTGGTGCGCATAGGAAAAGAGATTGCCCGGAAATGTGGAGGTGTGGCCTTAGCAGCTCAAACTCTTGGATCCATGTTGCAGTCAATGAAATATGATCAATGGGTAATAGTGAAAGACAGTGATATCTGGAATGAAACTATTTCAAAGGACGCCTCATTGCCAAATCATGTTCTTGCATCCTTGAAATTAAGTTATATCAGTATGGATGACTGCTTGAAGTCATGCTTTACTTACTGCGCAATCTTTCCGAAGGGTCACAAGATTGTTAAATATGATCTGATCTACCAATGGATTTCTTTAGGTTTCATCAAGCCGACAAAAATATTCTCCACTTCGCAGCTCTGCGAGAAGTATATTGCTCACCTCATGGGACTATCTTTCCTTCAACATTCAGTGTCACCAACG ACTTATGGAGCGTATGGTGAACATGACACAGCGTTCATGATGCACGATCTGGTGCATGACTTGGCAATTTCACTCCTTGGTGACCAAATTTTTTATCAGAACAAACAAGCCAACACTGCGGGGAGCAGCTGCTGCTATGCATTGCTCGCTGACTGTAGCAAGCCACTTGAGTGGTGCACATCTTCTCCTGCCAGGCTAAGCGCACTGCATTTTCTGGACTGTCGGCGAACTGAGCTACATGGTGCTGCGTTTGAACCTGCTGAGTCCCTGCGAGTGTTGGATTTAAGCAAGTGCTCAATACAAAAGTTGCCAGATTCTATTGGTCGACTGAAGCAGTTGAGGTATCTTAACGCTCCAAGGATCCGGGACCGAATGGTTCCAGAACGCATCACAAAACTATCGAATTTAAGGTATCTTAGTCTCCGTGGATCTTGTGCCATCCTAGCACTACCAGAATCGATTGGAGAAATGGAAAGTCTGGTGCACCTTGATTTATCTGGTTGCTTGGGAATAGAAAGATTGCCAGAATCATTTGGTAACCTTAAAACTTTGGAGCATATGGATTTTACAAATTGCAAAAATGTCACAGGAGTATCCCAATGCCTGGCTAGACTTACAAAGCTGCAGTATTTGAACTTATCAAATTGTAAACATATTGGACGCCTACCAAGAGAATTGGCCAGCCTCACAGAACTGCAATACTTGAACTTGTCTGATAGCTCATACCTTTCTGGAAACGAACTTGATGAGGCAGAATATTTGGGATCCCTCACCAAACTCAAATACCTGAACCTCTCTTCAAGTAATCAACCGTGCATTAACAGGTTGCCTGAAGCTTTGGGTAGACTCACTGAACTCAAGTATTTGAACTTATCACATCATTTTACCATGAAAAAATTACCAGCGTCATTTGGGAATCTTTATAACCTGGTGCACCTTGACTTGTCAGGATGTTCTTTACTTCAAGGTGTGACAGCAGCTTTGAATGGGCTTACCAAGCTCCAATATTTGGATTTATACGCATACTTCAGTTTTCATCCCAAGAAAGGGAAAAAGGTTTTATGCAATCTCAGTGAACTTCGACATTTAAATTTAGGCTGCCCCATCAGAAGCATGTCACCTTCCGATCAAGATAAAATAAACGGTCTCCTGGAGTGGATCTGTACTCTTACCAATCTAGAGTATCTGAATCTTTGTTACAATGATGACATTTCTAGCATACCTGAAACTATTGTTAACCTCAGGAAGTTACATACACTGGACCTTACGTATTGCCACCGGCTGCAAAGACTGCCGGCAAGTATAACTGAAATCGAGAGCTTGAAGTTTCTGCATACCAAGGGTTGCAGGCAGTTGGTGTTGGATAAGTCCACGCTACCTCAGCACACGAGCAGCTCAGAAAATTCACCATATTTTGTGGTCCATAATTATGTTGGTGAATCTAGCAGGCATCCTTTTCGGGTGGAGTATGGAAACCATGGTCGGTTGAAGATAAGCAGACTTGAAAGCATGAGGTCGGCAAAAGAGGCACAGACAATAAAGCTCGTGGAGAAGACAAATATTACACGATTAGCATTACACTGGACTAGAGATGCGATAAGAATTGTGGATGATGCAGAAGTTTTGAGGGAGCTAGAGCCGCCATACAGTGTTTCAGAGTTCTGCCTTGAAGGTTATAATAGCGTCATCTTTCCATCCTGGGTGATGCGTGTTGGTGCTTATTTACCTGGTCTGGCCAGTATTGACTTCTCGGACTTGCCCAGTTGCAACAACCTGCCACCACTTGGTCAGTTACCAAACCTCGAGCGGCTGAAGATGAGACGAATGGACAGCATTAAGAAGATTGATGCGGACCTGTATGGGGGAACAGGAGCATTTCCTCGACTTGAGCATTTTCGCATAGATGGTATGAAATGCCTGGAAGAATGGAACACGGCCTACTCGAGTGACGAGGACGGTTTCGTGTTCCCCTGCCTCAATTTTGTAGAGATAAGACACTGCCCAAGGTTGAGGTTCAAACCACGCCTGCCACCAAGTATCCACGACTTGCGGGTAGACAGTAGTGATGAAGTAATGTTGTCAGGGGGGGATGCTGTTGCCATGGGTGCCTCCACAGCCACACGACTTTATGTGGAATGCTGTGTGGTGCCTCTGCATCGGTGGAGCTTGCTTCGCCACCTCCCATGCCTTGAACGTTTAACCATTATAAACTGCAGCGATCTCACATGCAGCTCAACGGAATTTCCTCAAGGTCTCAACTCCCTGAAGATTCTAACTGTGGATGGTTGCAAAGGCGTCGCGTCCCTGGCGGAGAGCTTGGGAGACCTCACCTCTCTCACTGAACTTGGGGTACTTAATTGCAGGGACATCAGGACACTGCCAGACACCATGTCGAAACTCACCTGCCTGCAAACTCTAATAGTGCAAGGTTGCGAAAGTATCACGTCGCTGCCGGAATGGTTGGAGGACCTCACCTCTCTCATGGAACTTGAGATAGGTAATTGCAGGGGCATCAAGACTCTGCCAGGCACCATACAGAAACTCACCCACTTGCAGCGCCTGGAGGTTTTTGGATGCCCTGAACTAATTCGGTGGTGCGAATCTGGGGAGAACGAGATGAAGCTTGCTCACATACAAGAGAAA aaTTTTTTGCCAGGACTACTGAGTGATGAAGAGTCAGGAACTTATGAATAG